Proteins co-encoded in one Gossypium arboreum isolate Shixiya-1 chromosome 11, ASM2569848v2, whole genome shotgun sequence genomic window:
- the LOC108477240 gene encoding uncharacterized protein LOC108477240, giving the protein MCPMRFLLVFFSAILAGYFAWRTVRSSSDIDGQVSEDSEKIIVKNKQEFSFKRMVQNGFWVFVDMASGKYLWRNFKELKKDKKMKNS; this is encoded by the exons ATGTGTCCTATGAGGTTCTTGTTGGTGTTCTTCTCGGCCATTTTAGCAGGGTATTTCGCATGGAGGACGGTACGTTCATCATCTGATATCGACGGCCAAGTTTCTGAGGATTCCGAGAAGATTATTGTAAAAAATAAGCAAGAATTCAGTTTCAAAAGG ATGGTTCAGAATGGATTCTGGGTATTTGTGGATATGGCTAGTGGGAAGTATTTGTGGAGGAATTTCAAGGAACTGAAGAAAGATAAAAAAATGAAGAACTCTTAA
- the LOC108477239 gene encoding uncharacterized protein LOC108477239 has translation MITAVITGLITMKRRRETMEVFTPKLMKLWKDWELRAMVVTSLLVQIILIVLGSQRKYIPKVKVRAIVWCSYLLADSVATIALGILTNNLGDIYDERGDVDLNTKLTAFWAPFLLLHLGGPDTITAYALEDNQLWLRHCFGLIIQTVVTGYIFLMAWSDSRLSLLSIPMIVVGSIKYGERTWTLWKASSDELRDSMLTSPDPGPNYSKLMNEYRLKQAEGFFMEIEEVKDVQEELDVAAPQGTTPDDQNIVKAHALFQTFKCLFADLILSFKDREKSQSLFQKMSGKDAFDVVAIELGFMYDKLYTKAVVIYTPMGLIRRITTFCLTFLVLLVFSFEDMKKYKKVDIFITFLLLVVAVFLEIYAALVLLFSDQTNHWLIKHNKTSCLKLIHSLQPVRKRWSSRVPQSSLLGSFLKEKPYFRLLKRVVEKWPPETYAEVDDDLKNLIFKHVKEKFNQFKEKQDDGNFRDLCSQRGTNILQMYKRQTRLSLEWSINVEFDQSILIWHIATELCYFSEVALSTITSEIQSSREVSYCISNYMFCLLATFPFLLPIGIGLIRFRDTQAEAKRFFKERLTLSRTKAKHRITCNKMFLQAIDGELEMQEEESNTSTYWKSLDQAMTFLEEPTMYQMTAICKMLLRENIDVLPGKVKGDSSKSVLFDACRLASALNGVTNKKVRWDMIRDIWLEMLTYAASHSRGSQHCQQLRRGGELLTHVWLLMAHFGMSEQFQISKGYARALLTAK, from the exons ATGATTACCGCTG TTATTACTGGCTTGATTACAATGAAGAGGAGGAGGGAGACAATGGAAGTTTTTACCCCAAAGCTAATGAAGTTATGGAAAGACTGGGAGCTTCGAGCAATGGTTGTAACGAGCCTTCTTGTCCAAATAATTCTCATCGTATTAGGCAGCCAAAGGAAATACATTCCTAAAGTAAAGGTTAGAGCCATTGTTTGGTGTTCCTACTTGCTGGCTGACTCTGTTGCAACCATTGCACTTGGCATACTAACAAATAACCTGGGAGATATATATGATGAAAGAGGTGATGTTGACTTAAACACTAAACTTACAGCATTTTGGGCGCCTTTTTTGCTGCTGCACTTGGGTGGCCCCGATACCATTACAGCTTATGCTTTGGAAGACAATCAGTTGTGGCTAAGGCACTGTTTTGGACTGATAATACAGACAGTTGTGACTGGATACATCTTCTTGATGGCCTGGTCAGATAGCCGTCTTTCGTTGCTAAGCATTCCGATGATTGTGGTTGGATCAATTAAGTATGGAGAGAGGACTTGGACTCTTTGGAAAGCAAGCAGTGATGAACTTCGAGACTCAATGCTGACTTCTCCAGATCCTGGTCCAAACTATTCCAAGTTGATGAATGAATACAGGCTGAAACAAGCTGAAGGTTTCTTTATGGAAATTGAAGAGGTTAAGGATGTTCAGGAAGAATTGGACGTAGCTGCCCCTCAAGGAACCACTCCTGATGACCAAAATATAGTCAAAGCTCATGCCTTGTTTCAAACATTCAAGTGCCTGTTTGCAGATCTCATTCTAAGCTTCAAAGACAGGGAGAAGAGCCAATCTTTGTTCCAGAAAATGTCTGGTAAAGATGCTTTTGATGTGGTCGCTATTgaactagggttcatgtatgacaAGCTATACACAAAAGCAGTTGTCATTTATACTCCTATGGGTTTGATTCGCCGCATCACTACTTTCTGTCTCACTTTCCTGGTGTTGCTGGTTTTCTCTTTTGAGGACATGAAGAAGTATAAAAAGGTAGACATATTCATAACTTTTCTTCTCCTTGTTGTAGCCGTTTTTCTGGAGATATATGCAGCACTGGTACTACTTTTCTCAGACCAAACCAATCATTGGTTGATCAAGCACAACAAAACATCATGTCTCAAACTCATCCATTCTTTACAACCAGTAAGGAAAAGGTGGTCGAGTCGGGTGCCACAGTCAAGTCTACTTGGAAGTTTCCTCAAGGAAAAGCCTTACTTCAGACTCCTGAAAAGGGTAGTGGAGAAATGGCCACCTGAAACTTATGCAGAAGTTGATGATGATCTCAAAAACCTGATTTTCAAGCATGTCAAAGAGAAATTTAATCAGTTTAAGGAGAAACAAGATGATGGCAATTTCAGGGATTTGTGCAGCCAAAGGGGAACCAACATACTTCAAATGTATAAGCGGCAAACTCGCCTTAGCCTTGAGTGGAGTATTAATGTCGAATTTGATCAGAGTATCCTTATTTGGCACATTGCCACAGAGCTCTGCTACTTCTCGGAGGTAGCACTGAGTACCATAACAAGCGAAATTCAATCATCCCGTGAAGTGAGCTATTGCATCTCAAATTATATGTTCTGTCTACTGGCCACTTTTCCTTTCCTCTTGCCAATTGGGATTGGACTTATCAGGTTCCGGGACACTCAGGCTGAGGCCAAGAGGTTCTTCAAAGAAAGATTAACCCTTTCAAGAACAAAGGCAAAACACAGGATTACATGTAACAAAATGTTTCTTCAAGCCATTGACGGTGAGTTAGAAATGCAAGAAGAGGAAAGCAACACAAGTACGTATTGGAAGTCATTGGATCAAGCCATGACGTTCTTGGAAGAACCAACAATGTACCAAATGACTGCAATTTGCAAAATGTTGCTTCGAGAAAACATCGATGTTCTGCCTGGGAAAGTGAAGGGGGATAGCAGCAAGTCTGTGTTGTTCGATGCATGCCGGCTAGCATCAGCACTAAACGGAGTCACCAACAAGAAAGTTAGATGGGATATGATTAGAGATATCTGGTTGGAGATGTTAACCTATGCTGCTAGTCACAGCAGGGGGAGTCAGCATTGCCAACAGCTGAGACGAGGTGGTGAGCTTCTCACTCATGTTTGGCTTCTCATGGCACATTTTGGCATGAGTGAGCAgttccaaatatctaaaggttatGCAAGAGCTTTGCTGACGGCAAAATAA
- the LOC108478812 gene encoding uncharacterized protein LOC108478812, translating to MEKQEVEQLDAPIILAVKGQTRNTVAYKLAKHLKYPLIDQDEITPFLQNSKHLNNISFEISLSIASIQLKELKLGVIISTPLSQKTQLDNLKKQAKSAGALLVIIQCLPKDGSNDFNIEGVPRLIVDPRKQTFVAEEFVSDELDKVRKRSYRHLHPLIFKNKLIPESEVKCSRCQETIPGPYYQCFLGCDEYIFHKACGELPGDLEQVGENCPKYLRVTEPEYLFPENLRSNCKICKYKGTEFSDGCHDCLFQTNMKGGFLPIIVNHESHAHPLNLLMMPLSYNYEFRCSGCGDFGHSTSYRCYDCNFNLHVSCILLPRTVSYNYDKHPLRLTYDSLEQSYLEKSYCEACKEERNPEHWFYYCPACESSTHLNCVTNQSTRS from the coding sequence ATGGAAAAACAAGAGGTTGAACAACTGGATGCCCCAATAATCCTAGCAGTGAAAGGCCAGACAAGGAACACGGTAGCCTACAAGCTTGCCAAACACCTGAAATACCCTCTCATTGACCAAGATGAAATCACCCCATTTCTCCAAAACTCTAAACATCTCAACAACATATCCTTCGAGATTTCTCTTTCAATTGCTTCAATCCAACTAAAAGAGTTGAAGCTCGGTGTGATCATCAGCACACCACTCTCTCAAAAAACACAATTGGATAATTTAAAGAAACAGGCCAAGTCTGCAGGTGCCCTTCTGGTGATAATTCAGTGCCTGCCAAAAGATGGAAGCAATGATTTCAACATTGAAGGAGTTCCAAGGCTCATTGTTGACCCCAGAAAGCAAACCTTTGTTGCTGAAGAATTTGTTTCAGATGAGTTGGATAAGGTCAGAAAAAGATCTTACAGGCACTTACATCCCTTAATCTTCAAAAATAAGCTAATTCCTGAATCTGAAGTGAAGTGCAGTCGCTGTCAGGAAACCATTCCAGGTCCGTACTATCAATGTTTTCTTGGATGTGATGAATACATATTCCATAAAGCCTGTGGAGAGCTTCCTGGTGACTTAGAACAAGTCGGGGAAAACTGCCCTAAATATCTAAGGGTAACTGAACCTGAATATCTGTTCCCAGAAAATCTGAGAAGTAACTgcaaaatatgtaaatataaagGCACAGAGTTCTCGGATGGTTGCCATGATTGCCTGTTTCAAACCAACATGAAAGGTGGATTCTTACCAATCATTGTTAACCATGAATCTCATGCACATCCCCTCAATCTTCTAATGATGCCATTGTCTTACAATTATGAGTTTAGATGTTCTGGATGTGGTGATTTTGGCCATTCTACTAGTTACAGATGCTATGATTGCAACTTTAATTTGCATGTCAGCTGCATTTTGCTGCCACGAACTGTTTCGTACAACTACGATAAGCATCCCCTCAGGCTTACCTATGATTCCCTTGAACAAAGTTATTTGGAGAAAAGCTATTGTGAAGCTTGTAAGGAGGAAAGAAATCCAGAGCACTGGTTTTACTACTGTCCAGCATGTGAATCCTCGACTCACTTGAATTGTGTCACAAATCAGTCAACCAGGTCCTAA
- the LOC108477433 gene encoding probable disease resistance RPP8-like protein 2, protein MAFETIHILITKLELVASNEPNFPGLKTNVINNRIKELKRLQEIIETANKAIDDEWDNLLKDTFSLEDDIEALLGRTVLQSHKVWRKRRTSSSFSSDGSLSNKIEQLTKGIRSYSNKIQSSPSSDSGVPAVVSIPPAKPSTDSEDLQVSTDNETVTSIASTIVLTDLEKKLSQQVLSRLTLQYLLLTVNGAYLGKAILLWRVYNADDIKRHFQCRAWIRVSEEIGQREISLAILKQVTGCQVEEQLPLQSPQRTLHDFLFSKRYLIILYGVQTAEFWNNIKAAFPYSLNGSKVITVVQNENVARKINSWIGGRHHFPNLKKLKGQLIDGLPQSSTFLEEEYGITGVKAAIDKLTQSILNPHILLFLISIKGTVGSGRKTLLWPIYNAKDIKQRFQCRAWVHVPQEYHEIHILTDIFEQVTSVKLKERLTVELLRKRLHNFLAQKRYLVVLCDVWMSKIWCSLQISLPNSLNGSRVIFTLSEGEANSGMMRKFPHLEDVLEDFSDQTVVENCNKLSDGKDEKSSIVGLADKRRELAELTLNSYKLHFLISVLGVAGSGKTALVWTIYDNVASKRHFECRAWVNVPLKLDEFSERQLLIDLLGQLRNAKQKESLTLEKLRERLQLFLTWKRFLIVLDDVPTPDVWERLNHVFPNLSNGSRVIITTRNAFLAYHINPETVVLQLRPLTDDESWALFLNKVKNKQGDINLKEKILQICHGLPLRIVLLGGLLSRKDNYVEWTSVINHPIPKLEKKKKVRTEDQMNPSGKSASSYARKKHEKKAIMIDPKTATTDGKDFPNQSKQKEEKRKLQTEATSVGDLSNSDIMAVAYQDLAPALRCCLLYLGLFPKSYEIPLRRLYQLWLAEGFVTATDQVKTPPEKLVEEYFEELKCRNMIEVTKLKLDGRPKACRVPNTIYNDLFLDTEKVGFFHFSNSSGICGSPWFNIRRLSEDSDISSHSKHLETRVRRLRSYISFYGKRRDAPTYGVNELLSKVVDKGFGMLVVLDLEGVYKPVLSDTLGKLPYLKYLGLRRTLLDDVPQSVGDLHHLETLDIKHTFITKLPSTIWKAKKLQHLYMSDIDVDLSSLKPFASGSLNNLKILCGLVIKNASPNRNWMKSLVDLRKLKLTCNEASHEVIGPWITHMEKLQSLKLRLIDKFNKPLDLIVEDPQKWNQMGLSQLYLLGKLPKQIGFPENLEILTLSMTHLLEDPMKKLGELKQLKVLRLYAQSFLGTKMTCDPPGFPQLRALKLWMLYKLKCWTVKERAMPKLREVEIRSCKNLKKPDGLENLAALEELTLTNMTEDFIADVERSMDSKVTIMKNFYFSPGWEQ, encoded by the exons ATGGCGTTTGAAACAATACATATTCTGATAACCAAACTAGAATTGGTTGCAAGTAATGAACCTAACTTTCCGGGTTTGAAAACCAATGTCATCAATAACAGAATTAAAGAGCTAAAACGTTTGCAGGAAATCATTGAAACTGCAAATAAAGCAATTGATGATGAGTGGGACAACCTTCTGAAAGATACTTTTTCTTTGGAGGATGATATTGAGGCCCTTTTGGGCAGAACGGTGCTGCAGAGTCACAAAGTCTGGAGAAAGAGGCGTACTTCCAGCAGCTTCTCGAGTGACGGGTCTTTAAGTAACAAGATTGAGCAACTGACAAAGGGAATAAGGTCTTACAGCAACAAAATTCAATCAAGTCCATCAAGTGACTCTGGAGTTCCAGCAGTAGTTTCGATTCCACCAGCAAAGCCATCTACTGACTCAGAAGATCTGCAAGTCTCAACTGACAATGAGACTGTTACATCAATTGCATCTACGATTGTTCTAACAGACCTTGAAAAGAAGTTAAGTCAACAAGTACTCAGCCGGCTTACTTTGCAATATCTCCTTTTAACAGTTAATGGGGCATACCTTGGTAAGGCGATTCTTCTGTGGAGAGTCTACAATGCAGATGATATCAAAAGGCATTTCCAGTGTCGAGCTTGGATTCGTGTCTCTGAAGAGATTGGACAAAGAGAGATATCACTTGCCATTCTAAAACAGGTTACTGGTTGCCAAGTGGAAGAGCAGCTGCCCCTTCAGTCACCGCAGCGGACCCTCCATGATTTCTTATTTTCGAAGAggtatttgataattttatatgGTGTCCAAACAGCTGAGTTTTGGAACAACATCAAAGCAGCCTTCCCATACTCATTGAATGGTAGCAAGGTGATCACTGTTGTTCAGAATGAAAATGTTGCAAGGAAAATTAATTCATGGATAGGTGGGAGACACCATTTCCCCAACTTAAAAAAGCTGAAGGGGCAATTAATAGATGGATTGCCTCAATCTTCAACTTTTTTGGAGGAGGAATATGGTATTACTGGTGTAAAAGCTGCAATTGACAAGTTGACACAATCAATTCTGAATCCGCACATTTTGCTTTTCCTCATTTCAATCAAGGGTACAGTAGGTTCTGGCAGGAAAACCTTGTTATGGCCAATCTACAATGCAAAAGACATTAAACAGCGCTTTCAATGCCGTGCTTGGGTTCATGTTCCTCAGGAGTATCACGAAATACACATTCTGACTGACATATTTGAGCAAGTCACAAGTGTCAAGTTGAAAGAAAGGCTGACTGTGGAGTTACTACGAAAAAGGCTTCACAATTTCTTAGCTCAAAAGAGGTACCTTGTGGTTTTATGTGACGTATGGATGAGTAAAATATGGTGCAGTCTCCAAATTTCCCTTCCAAATTCGTTGAATGGTAGCCGGGTAATTTTTACTCTAAGTGAAGGCGAAGCTAACTCTGGAATGATGAGAAAGTTTCCACACTTAGAAGATGTGCTAGAAGATTTTTCAGATCAAACAGTTGTAGAGAATTGCAATAAGCTTTCTGATGGTAAGGACGAAAAGTCAAGCATTGTTGGTTTGGCTGATAAAAGAAGGGAATTAGCAGAACTAACACTCAACAGCTACAAGTTGCATTTTCTAATTTCAGTGTTAGGGGTGGCAGGCTCAGGCAAAACAGCCCTTGTCTGGACGATTTATGACAATGTAGCAAGTAAGAGGCACTTTGAATGTCGAGCTTGGGTTAATGTCCCCCTGAAGTTGGATGAATTCAGTGAGAGACAGCTATTAATTGACTTACTGGGACAGCTTAGAAATGCCAAGCAAAAAGAGAGCTTGACTCTTGAGAAGTTGAGGGAAAGGCTTCAGCTTTTCTTAACCTGGAAGAGATTCTTGATAGTTTTGGATGATGTCCCTACTCCAGATGTTTGGGAGAGACTTAATCATGTCTTTCCCAATTTATCAAATGGCAGCAGGGTGATAATCACTACTCGTAATGCATTTCTAGCATACCATATCAACCCAGAGACTGTAGTTCTGCAACTACGGCCCTTAACTGATGATGAAAGCTGGGCATTGTTCTTGAACAAGGTAAAGAATAAGCAGGGAGATATTAACTTAAAGGAGAAGATCTTGCAAATATGCCATGGCCTACCTCTTCGAATTGTCCTGCTTGGAGGTTTGTTATCTAGGAAGGATAATTATGTTGAATGGACAAGTGTGATCAATCATCCCATTCCTAaattggaaaagaaaaagaaggtaAGAACTGAAGATCAAATGAACCCATCTGGCAAATCAGCTTCCTCATATGCCAGGAAAAAACATGAGAAGAAAGCAATAATGATAGATCCTAAAACAGCTACTACAGATGGCAAAGATTTTCCAAATCAGTCcaaacaaaaagaagaaaagaggaaATTGCAGACGGAGGCAACTTCTGTCGGTGATCTCTCAAACTCAGATATTATGGCTGTAGCCTACCAGGATTTAGCCCCAGCTTTGAGATGCTGTCTTCTTTACTTGGGTCTTTTTCCCAAGTCGTATGAGATTCCTCTTAGAAGGTTGTATCAACTTTGGCTTGCCGAGGGGTTTGTGACAGCAACAGATCAAGTGAAAACTCCTCCTGAAAAGCTAGTGGAAGAATATTTTGAAGAACTCAAGTGTAGAAACATGATTGAGGTTACAAAACTCAAGTTAGATGGAAGGCCCAAGGCCTGTCGCGTGCCAAATACCATATACAATGATCTGTTTCTAGATACAGAGAAAGTTGGGTTTTTTCACTTCTCCAACAGTTCAGGTATATGTGGATCACCGTGGTTTAACATCCGACGGCTTTCAGAAGACTCGGATATTTCCTCCCACTCCAAACACTTAGAAACCCGAGTTCGACGACTGCGTTCTTATATTTCTTTCTACGGAAAAAGAAGAGATGCGCCTACATATGGAGTAAATGAGCTTCTTAGCAAGGTTGTTGATAAAGGCTTTGGAATGCTTGTAGTGCTTGATCTAGAAGGTGTTTACAAACCAGTGCTTTCTGATACACTGGGCAAACTACCATATCTAAAGTATTTGGGGTTGAGGCGAACACTTTTGGATGATGTCCCACAATCAGTTGGTGACCTGCATCACCTGGAGACTTTAGACATAAAGCACACTTTCATAACCAAGTTGCCTAGTACCATCTGGAAGGCAAAGAAACTTCAGCATTTATATATGAGTGATATTGATGTTGATTTGTCGTCTCTAAAGCCATTTGCTAGTGGTTCATTGAACAATCTTAAGATTTTGTGTGGGTTGGTGATTAAAAATGCGAGCCCCAACAGAAACTGGATGAAAAGTTTGGTTGATCTGAGGAAATTGAAGTTAACATGCAATGAAGCATCGCATGAAGTCATAGGTCCCTGGATCACTCATATGGAAAAGCTTCAATCCTTGAAATTGAGATTAATAGATAAATTCAATAAACCTTTAGACCTCATAGTAGAGGATCCGCAGAAATGGAATCAGATGGGACTATCACAACTTTATTTGCTTGGAAAACTTCCAAAGCAAATTGGTTTTCCCGAGAATCTTGAAATACTGACACTGTCAATGACACATCTGTTAGAAGACCCAATGAAAAAGCTTGGGGAGCTGAAGCAGTTGAAGGTCCTTAGGCTTTATGCTCAATCCTTCTTGGGGACAAAGATGACTTGTGATCCACCAGGATTTCCTCAACTTAGGGCCTTAAAGTTGTGGATGTTATATAAACTGAAATGCTGGACTGTGAAGGAACGAGCCATGCCGAAGTTAAGAGAAGTAGAGATCAGAAGCTGCAAAAATCTTAAAAAGCCTGATGGGTTGGAAAATCTGGCAGCCTTGGAGGAACTGACCCTCACAAATATGACAGAAGACTTTATAGCAGATGTGGAAAGAAGCATGGATAGCAAAGTAACGATCATGAAAAACTTCTACTTTTCTCCTGGATGG GAACAATAA